The following coding sequences lie in one Fibrobacter sp. UWT2 genomic window:
- a CDS encoding LptF/LptG family permease, translating into MKFSRYMMWNFMKMFLIVLLGAILMFAVIDFVGNIKTWLARDTKDAIDYYVSYLPYMIYLISPVALFIAVLASIGNMTRHLEMSAMQSSGQAPFKTLIPIFLFGVLVSVGSYEMSELWLPDANHKRLETMETNAQKKKNPRIKEKRDFTFIDSERASWFFRHYSGKGRFGRDVVLLLREDGRLVERYDAKIARWVEDAPKDSLDSIARLSSIDPPPGCWQFERGNRREFHKDGTVNVYPIQREKLCGKVTTYPGDLINERQTADEMDSKMVMARINVLRRSGEDTRAMETALQFKRSAHWMNLIVLLIGAALCHRYSRSGGLSQKFGVGLLIVFSYYILERIGLKMGENGALSPFWAAWISHFVYGGVSVVMLYRSFRL; encoded by the coding sequence ATGAAATTCTCCCGATACATGATGTGGAATTTCATGAAGATGTTCCTGATTGTGCTGTTGGGCGCAATCCTCATGTTTGCGGTCATCGACTTCGTGGGCAACATCAAGACTTGGCTGGCCCGCGATACCAAGGATGCGATTGATTACTACGTAAGTTACTTGCCATACATGATTTACCTGATTTCGCCGGTGGCCTTGTTTATTGCGGTTCTGGCTTCGATCGGTAACATGACGCGCCATCTTGAAATGAGTGCCATGCAGAGTTCGGGGCAGGCTCCGTTCAAGACCTTGATTCCGATTTTCCTGTTCGGTGTCCTGGTGTCTGTCGGTTCTTACGAAATGAGTGAACTCTGGCTCCCTGACGCAAACCATAAGCGTCTCGAGACCATGGAAACGAACGCCCAGAAAAAGAAGAATCCCCGCATCAAGGAAAAGCGCGACTTTACCTTTATCGACAGCGAACGTGCGAGTTGGTTCTTTAGGCACTATTCTGGCAAGGGCCGCTTCGGTCGCGACGTAGTTTTGCTTCTACGAGAAGACGGTCGCCTGGTGGAACGCTACGATGCAAAGATTGCCCGCTGGGTAGAAGACGCTCCCAAGGATTCCCTAGATTCCATAGCAAGATTGAGCAGCATTGACCCGCCGCCGGGTTGCTGGCAGTTTGAACGTGGCAACCGTCGTGAATTCCACAAAGATGGTACGGTCAACGTGTACCCAATTCAGCGTGAAAAACTGTGCGGCAAGGTGACTACCTATCCGGGCGACTTGATTAACGAACGCCAGACTGCTGACGAAATGGATTCCAAGATGGTCATGGCCCGAATCAACGTGCTTAGGCGTTCCGGTGAAGATACCCGAGCCATGGAAACGGCGCTTCAGTTTAAGCGTTCTGCTCATTGGATGAATTTGATTGTACTACTCATCGGTGCAGCCCTCTGTCACCGTTATAGTCGTTCTGGGGGCCTTTCCCAGAAGTTCGGGGTTGGCCTCTTAATTGTTTTTAGCTATTATATCCTTGAAAGAATTGGCTTAAAGATGGGAGAAAATGGTGCACTTTCGCCTTTTTGGGCGGCATGGATCAGTCATTTTGTATATGGCGGAGTCTCTGTAGTAATGCTGTACCGTTCTTTCCGTTTATAA
- a CDS encoding sensor domain-containing diguanylate cyclase has product MSVAEILFVVAGLLLGLAFQGGMFLFLIPFAVVAFVLACMNRPRLAGPNSQQPATAPIPTIFKNRSTTTAPVITPTLQNEFSNAPKGMANEPEAALKVSQVWARANADINRSMTDMLLALKIVVPHVNSVIVFTQMENQKEWGIRNFANDKEISVNLRTRITETSGLLGQLFRSNVNRLLEGDLPGAKSVMYYIDNPSIKSVVAVPMIDHASGLRVGALVMDSVYPNAFNDMTANALKFVASAISMLDYKGFYSAQKHIALQQYGGLYSYLRKFFQTMTVKDIYKQIINYVKANMAYDRLTILALDQGDDMNGRVVFCDGVDSEQFANKTFTLSDKGVFVLALLRNRPMERSFLPGFKDYLPRLNDSERKNLNLRQILVMPIAAEHDSDTAEIAICLESSSSMPYNDHEKELLKAFAGVAGFAYNRARKYEQGCDQAMRDGHTGLINKKTMFEKLRAEKVRADRSKYSIGLLMMDIDHFKHVNDTYGHPIGDVVIKGIADTISKEIRGEIDVVARFGGEEFVVALIDTNAEGMVETAERIRKSVEKLVFDVHQAEPLRVTVSVGAFLLTQGFNGDLQKAINNADQALYRAKEGGRNQVVQFQTAEAEPAAV; this is encoded by the coding sequence ATGTCTGTTGCAGAAATTTTATTCGTGGTCGCAGGCCTTTTGCTTGGCCTTGCATTCCAGGGGGGAATGTTCCTGTTTCTCATTCCCTTTGCCGTTGTCGCGTTTGTGCTCGCCTGCATGAACCGTCCGCGTCTTGCCGGTCCGAATTCTCAGCAACCTGCAACCGCTCCGATTCCGACGATTTTCAAGAATCGCTCGACGACTACGGCTCCGGTTATCACTCCGACGTTGCAGAACGAATTTTCCAATGCCCCCAAGGGTATGGCTAACGAACCTGAAGCCGCTCTCAAGGTGAGCCAGGTTTGGGCCCGTGCCAATGCCGACATCAACCGCTCCATGACGGACATGTTGCTCGCACTCAAGATTGTGGTTCCTCATGTGAATTCTGTCATCGTGTTTACGCAGATGGAAAACCAGAAGGAATGGGGTATCCGCAATTTCGCAAATGATAAAGAAATTTCAGTGAACCTTCGTACGCGCATCACGGAAACCTCGGGTCTTTTGGGTCAGTTGTTCCGTAGCAATGTGAACCGCCTGTTGGAAGGGGACCTTCCGGGTGCCAAGAGCGTGATGTACTATATCGACAATCCGTCTATCAAGTCGGTGGTGGCTGTTCCCATGATCGATCACGCTTCTGGTCTTCGCGTGGGTGCCCTGGTGATGGATTCTGTATATCCGAACGCCTTTAACGACATGACGGCCAATGCCCTTAAGTTTGTGGCTAGCGCTATTTCGATGCTTGACTACAAGGGCTTCTACTCTGCACAGAAGCATATTGCCCTGCAGCAGTATGGTGGACTTTACAGCTACCTGCGCAAGTTCTTCCAGACCATGACGGTGAAGGACATTTACAAGCAGATTATCAATTATGTGAAGGCTAATATGGCCTACGACCGCTTGACGATTCTCGCCTTGGATCAGGGTGACGATATGAACGGTCGTGTGGTGTTCTGCGATGGTGTCGATTCCGAACAGTTCGCGAACAAGACCTTCACGCTCTCGGATAAGGGTGTCTTTGTTCTGGCGCTTTTGCGCAACCGTCCCATGGAGCGTTCCTTCTTGCCGGGCTTTAAGGACTACCTGCCTCGGTTGAACGACTCTGAACGCAAGAACTTGAACCTGCGCCAGATTCTGGTGATGCCGATTGCGGCCGAACATGATTCCGATACGGCTGAAATTGCGATTTGCCTTGAAAGCAGCAGTTCCATGCCCTACAACGATCACGAAAAGGAATTGCTCAAGGCGTTTGCCGGTGTGGCAGGCTTTGCCTACAATCGTGCCCGCAAGTACGAACAGGGTTGCGACCAGGCTATGCGCGATGGTCATACGGGTCTCATTAACAAGAAGACGATGTTTGAAAAGCTCCGCGCCGAAAAGGTTCGCGCCGACCGCAGCAAGTATAGCATCGGTCTCTTGATGATGGATATTGACCACTTCAAGCATGTGAACGATACTTATGGACACCCGATTGGTGACGTGGTCATCAAGGGTATTGCCGATACCATCAGTAAAGAAATCCGCGGTGAAATCGACGTCGTTGCGCGCTTCGGTGGTGAAGAATTCGTGGTGGCACTTATCGATACCAATGCCGAAGGCATGGTGGAAACTGCAGAACGAATCCGCAAGTCGGTGGAAAAACTGGTATTCGATGTGCACCAGGCAGAACCTTTGCGTGTCACGGTGAGCGTGGGAGCCTTCTTGCTCACACAGGGCTTTAACGGCGACTTGCAGAAGGCAATCAACAATGCTGACCAGGCTCTGTACCGCGCCAAGGAAGGCGGCCGTAACCAGGTGGTGCAATTCCAGACTGCCGAAGCCGAACCTGCCGCAGTGTAA
- a CDS encoding outer membrane protein assembly factor BamD: protein MNLFKKIPLFLCILAETAFLVGCSSSGKSKMKHTEWCRIRFEGAEELFKKEKYGRATDRLEEILSTCAGTGYMEQAQFLMAESYFNMEEWIDARGEYGSFILNFPGSPFIETAEFRKAVSSFNMEFRVSRDEANTTIAMKDFERYLSNYPDSPLRDSVNYYYNLLVERLAEKEFQTARLYLRMDKYQAAVIYFKEFLETYPNSKRRTEALFMIAQAYNELDQFETAKLYLNIARNEASPDDKKIQKQIAKTEKKIDKAEIAFAKRMKKDSQKKRFFKEDREMQN, encoded by the coding sequence ATGAACCTGTTCAAAAAGATTCCCTTATTCCTTTGTATTTTAGCTGAAACTGCATTTTTGGTCGGTTGTTCTTCTAGCGGTAAATCCAAGATGAAACACACCGAGTGGTGCCGTATCCGCTTTGAAGGTGCAGAGGAACTTTTCAAGAAAGAAAAATATGGTCGCGCCACTGATAGATTGGAAGAAATTCTTTCGACCTGCGCCGGCACTGGCTATATGGAACAGGCTCAATTCTTGATGGCCGAAAGCTATTTCAACATGGAAGAATGGATTGACGCCCGCGGTGAATACGGAAGCTTCATCTTGAACTTTCCGGGCTCGCCCTTTATTGAAACCGCCGAATTCCGCAAGGCCGTTTCTTCTTTCAATATGGAATTCCGCGTGAGCCGTGACGAGGCGAACACCACCATCGCCATGAAGGACTTTGAACGTTACCTGTCCAACTACCCCGATTCTCCGCTTCGCGACTCGGTGAACTACTACTACAACCTGCTCGTTGAACGCCTTGCCGAAAAGGAATTCCAGACCGCAAGACTTTACCTGCGCATGGACAAGTACCAGGCTGCCGTGATTTATTTCAAGGAATTCCTGGAAACCTACCCCAACAGCAAGCGCCGTACTGAAGCTTTGTTTATGATTGCACAGGCCTACAACGAACTGGACCAGTTTGAAACCGCCAAGCTTTACCTTAACATCGCTCGCAACGAAGCAAGCCCCGACGACAAGAAGATTCAAAAGCAGATTGCAAAGACCGAAAAGAAAATCGACAAGGCCGAAATCGCTTTTGCCAAGCGCATGAAAAAGGATTCCCAGAAGAAGCGCTTCTTTAAGGAAGACCGAGAAATGCAAAACTAA
- a CDS encoding LptF/LptG family permease, translated as MILVRYVLKELIGPFLAALFGITFLFVVDFLVKILDNVLSKGLPASTVLEIFALNLAWMLSLSIPMAVLVASLMAFGRLSGDQEITACKAAGVSPLSLMRPVLLVSMLISVLMVVFNNWVLPEANHRSVELMNAVSRKKPHVFIDAGRLITQFPDVQLWVNRIDPVTGTLYGIQIFEMEKKGAPRIVYADSATMEYEDNGATLMLRLRSGETHMTDADNPENYFRIRYFSQDLAMKNVDDRLERRSRSYRSDREMPIEMMTEVVEDAEKRYGEYREQALEKRLNTLVELRDHAVGDSIIPETMESGTKIDSIQRRRSLQRLRVQEIAALRTTERLYGRMETELKRKAQYTVEIHKKYSTGFACFIFILIGAPLGIMARKGGIGTGILYSLAFFVIYWICLIGGENMADRLLIDPVLAMWASNIIIGTFGIFITIAMVRDRFSGDSRFFRVLRAIGGFFKKIFGIFTRRIG; from the coding sequence ATGATTTTAGTCCGCTACGTGTTGAAAGAGCTCATCGGTCCCTTTTTGGCCGCTCTTTTTGGGATCACGTTCCTGTTCGTGGTGGATTTTCTCGTCAAAATCCTTGATAATGTGCTGTCGAAGGGGCTTCCCGCCTCGACGGTTCTTGAAATCTTCGCGCTGAATCTGGCGTGGATGCTTTCGCTTTCGATTCCGATGGCGGTCCTTGTGGCAAGCCTCATGGCCTTCGGTAGGCTTTCGGGCGACCAGGAAATCACGGCTTGCAAGGCGGCGGGTGTTTCGCCTCTTTCACTTATGCGCCCGGTACTTCTTGTGTCGATGCTGATTTCGGTGTTGATGGTGGTGTTCAATAACTGGGTGTTGCCTGAAGCGAACCACCGCTCCGTAGAACTCATGAATGCGGTGTCTCGCAAAAAGCCGCACGTGTTCATTGATGCAGGCCGACTCATTACGCAGTTCCCCGATGTTCAACTTTGGGTGAACCGCATTGATCCTGTAACGGGAACTTTGTACGGAATCCAGATTTTTGAAATGGAAAAGAAGGGGGCTCCCCGTATCGTCTATGCCGACAGTGCGACCATGGAATACGAAGACAATGGGGCTACCCTTATGCTGCGCTTGCGCAGTGGTGAAACCCACATGACCGATGCGGACAATCCGGAAAACTACTTCCGCATCCGTTACTTCTCGCAAGACCTGGCCATGAAGAATGTGGACGATCGATTGGAACGCCGCAGCCGCAGTTATCGCAGCGACCGTGAAATGCCCATCGAGATGATGACCGAAGTGGTGGAAGACGCTGAAAAACGATATGGAGAATATCGCGAACAGGCTCTCGAAAAGAGGTTGAATACGCTAGTCGAATTGCGTGACCATGCAGTGGGTGACTCCATTATTCCCGAAACGATGGAAAGTGGAACGAAGATTGATTCTATCCAGCGTAGGCGGTCCTTGCAGCGACTACGCGTGCAGGAAATTGCAGCGCTCCGTACTACCGAAAGATTGTATGGACGAATGGAAACGGAACTTAAGCGCAAGGCGCAGTACACCGTTGAAATCCACAAGAAGTACAGCACCGGTTTCGCCTGCTTTATTTTTATCTTGATTGGAGCACCCCTCGGAATTATGGCCCGCAAGGGCGGTATCGGTACAGGCATTCTTTATAGCCTTGCCTTCTTTGTCATTTACTGGATTTGCCTGATTGGTGGCGAGAATATGGCCGACAGGCTCCTGATTGATCCGGTCCTTGCCATGTGGGCGTCGAACATTATCATTGGCACCTTTGGCATTTTCATTACGATTGCGATGGTGCGAGACCGTTTCTCGGGTGACTCCAGGTTCTTCAGGGTGCTGCGAGCCATTGGCGGATTCTTCAAGAAAATTTTTGGCATCTTTACTAGGAGGATCGGATGA